The segment GATGAAAGGGCTTTAATTTAAGGTGGTTCGATGCCACCTTAAAGATATTACGGCGATATTTAGGGCAGAAAATAATGTGATAATTGATATTATACTTACTATGACTTGTTGTTTTGTTCTTCGTATTTTTCAATGACATGTTTCATACCTTCTTCAATTAAGTCGTTAGCATTAGTTTTTAGTTTGATAGCCAATATTTTAATTTCAGTATACAAATCTTCATCCAATGTAGTATTAATGTTTTTTCTTGGCATTTTAGCACCTCCAATATAAATATATTTTACCACATAGTTGACTATGTA is part of the Clostridiisalibacter paucivorans DSM 22131 genome and harbors:
- a CDS encoding ribbon-helix-helix domain-containing protein, with protein sequence YIVNYVVKYIYIGGAKMPRKNINTTLDEDLYTEIKILAIKLKTNANDLIEEGMKHVIEKYEEQNNKS
- a CDS encoding transposase — encoded protein: MSLKNTKNKTTSHSKYNINYHIIFCPKYRRNIFKVASNHLKLKPFHPPRQARGIFELFL